From Corvus cornix cornix isolate S_Up_H32 chromosome 15, ASM73873v5, whole genome shotgun sequence, one genomic window encodes:
- the PHETA1 gene encoding sesquipedalian-1 encodes MKLNERSLAFYATCDSPADNAGFLYKRGERHTAYHRRWFVLKGNMLFYFEERDSREPVGVIVLEGCNVELCDSAEGFTFAIRFGGTKSRTYVLAAESQAAMESWVKSLSRASFDYMRLVVRELEKQLQEMRQGLAGGCGGSQEPPGPWKPKPSGLEQSRERLPTLPAILPKENGCAVWNNVLGADQAPDTSGCGGHDEEENPRPPPLPPRRRVSNGEAASAGAAVAESPSTFCRLHEQYSREMARLRQDWQQRQRGPQP; translated from the coding sequence ATGAAGCTGAACGAGCGGAGCTTGGCCTTCTACGCCACCTGCGACTCCCCGGCCGACAACGCCGGCTTCCTCTACAAGCGTGGCGAGCGGCACACGGCCTATCACCGCCGCTGGTTCGTGCTCAAGGGCAACATGCTCTTCTACTTCGAGGAACGGGACAGCCGGGAGCCGGTGGGCGTCATCGTGCTAGAGGGCTGCAACGTGGAGCTCTGCGATTCAGCCGAGGGGTTCACCTTCGCCATCCGCTTCGGTGGCACCAAGTCCCGCACCTACGTGCTGGCAGCGGAGAGCCAGGCGGCCATGGAGTCATGGGTGAAGTCGCTGTCCCGAGCCAGCTTTGACTACATGCGGCTGGTGGTGCgggagctggagaagcagctgcaggaaatgcGCCAGGGTCTGGCTGGGGGATGTGGAGGCTCCCAGGAGCCTCCCGGCCCCTGGAAGCCGAAGCCGTCGGGGCTGGAGCAGTCCCGGGAGCGGCTGCCGACTCTGCCTGCCATCCTGCCGAAGGAGAACGGCTGTGCGGTGTGGAACAACGTGCTGGGAGCGGACCAGGCACCTGACACCTCTGGCTGTGGTGGGCACGACGAGGAGGAGAacccgcggccgccgccgctgccgccgcgcAGGCGGGTGTCGAACGGCGAGGCTGCGAGCGCCGGGGCGGCTGTGGCGGAGAGCCCGTCCACCTTCTGCCGGCTCCACGAGCAGTACAGCCGGGAGATGGCCCGGCTGCGGCAGGactggcagcagaggcagcgTGGCCCCCAGCCCTGA
- the CUX2 gene encoding LOW QUALITY PROTEIN: homeobox protein cut-like 2 (The sequence of the model RefSeq protein was modified relative to this genomic sequence to represent the inferred CDS: inserted 1 base in 1 codon) — MGRGCSEVLALLLLSCIYCGEEQSPRSCGCSLQVIALSKRSKEAETAFLSVYKQLLEAPDPAPVLEAARSLEDRLQQLQRLEPEPPPLKDLSRPWKKHTELVSTKERRDGKSPAAEPPLPGLDGKAASTETSLQRNEAEKQKGLQEAQVTLATRLGEAEEKIKVLHAALKATQTELLELRCKYDEEAASKADEVAMIMTNLEKANQRAEAAQREVESLREQLAAVNSSLRLACCSPTGTTGDKVNYSMCSGSRLEAALAAKDREILRLLKDVQHLQSSLQELEESSANQIAELEGQLAAKNEAIEKLEEKLQAQADYEEIKTELSILKAMKVASAGCSLPQSISKAEEALLLGKEAFYPSQKYLLEKPSLLANTEEDHSEDESGKDPLGMEQPYPSPHHAPADDPASPTPLPPLPGPGXGPDGPRTFSLSPFPGGERLSGDPKAPHLPLPSYKSDSSSGGPPFPSSFFGPKAAPSTPSPRQPPVPPARPANPPRGSAGSSAEEEQLDTAEIAFQVKEQLLKHNIGQRVFGHYVLGLSQGSVSEILARPKPWHKLTVKGKEPFIKMKQFLSDEQNVLALRTIQVRQRGSITPRIRTPETGSDDAIKSILEQAKKEIESQKGGEPKTPSASQAVANGAGGSSSEDAIKSILEQARREMQAQQQALLDMESGASGRGGDTAPAERSTLATVSQNITPAYVKQEESSGASPGPPQTPLAVLSPAAFVQSIIRKVKSEIGDAGSYFDQHWASERSLLSRPYTSVSPSLSSSSSSYSSMANGRGWPRGEPSEGGTNEDELPPADEEPHRLSEMKAEGASAEPAAGGRLSYYPTYVPRTLKPTVPPLTPEQYEMYMYREVDTLELTRQVKEKLAKNGICQRIFGEKVLGLSQGSVSDMLSRPKPWSKLTQKGREPFIRMQLWLTDQLGQGISQQPTPSQASPVEPQPSPSPPPSPAEHEKGCQEPLTLALESSKENQQPESRSTPALGGKTYPNSQGPMGIQEIVAMSPELDTYSITKKVKEVLTDNNLGQRLFGESILGLTQGSVSDLLSRPKPWHKLSLKGREPFVRMQLWLNDPHNVEKLRDMKKLEKKAYLKRRYGLMSASSDSESPSARSECASPSVPPQDLSLLQIKKPRVVLAPEEKEALKKAYQLEPYPSQQTIELLSFQLNLKTNTVINWFHNYRSRMRREMLVEGAQDNDTDPEQSGGTAIPGRRDPHSPDSDAEDHKPVFVGGEPPCAAVPLKVKEEQGDLGGWSRRRDSRSPAGAAEGTGPPQEERGAAPHAAAPSAGSLPRRGGRAGATAGGPPPPPPPHPDSSQSSAGSSRCSLEVSPTSPSAASSPGLTGSASPGPSSAGPVSPALPPAPGPRLSTSVQRRHEKMANLNNIIHRLERAANREEALEWEF; from the exons ACCCCGCTCCTGTGCTGGAGGCTGCCCGGAGCCTGGAGGATcggctgcagcagctccagcgcCTCGAGCCCGAGCCGCCGCCGCTGAAGGATCTCAGCCGCCCCTGGAAGAAGCACACGGAGCTCGTCAGCACCAAAG AGCGCAGGGACGGGAAGTCGCCGGCAGCCGAGCCCCCGCTCCCCGGCCTCGACGGCAAAGCGGCGAGCACAGAGACCTCGCTGCAGAGAAATGAGGCAGAGAAGCAAAA GGGCCTGCAGGAAGCTCAGGTCACCTTGGCCACTCggctgggggaggcagaggagaagaTCAAAGTGCTCCACGCAG CGCTGAAGGCCACCCAGacggagctgctggagctgcgCTGTAAATACGATGAGGAAGCTGCATCCAA GGCAGACGAAGTCGCCATGATCATGACCAACCTTGAAAAAGCCAACCAG CGGGCGGAGGCGGCGCAGAGGGAAGTGGAGAGTTTGCgggagcagctggcagctgtCAACAGCTCCCTGCGCCTGGCCTGCTGCTCCCCGACGGGCACCACGGGG GACAAAGTGAACTATTCCATGTGCTCAGGGTCAAGGttggaggcagctctggctgccaaGGACCGGGAGATCCTGCGGCTCCTGAAGGACGTCCAGCACCTCCAGAGCTCGCTGCAGGAACTGGAGGAGTCCTCTGCCAACCAGATCGCCGAGCTGGAGGGGCAGCTGGCTGCCAAGAACGAGGCCATCGAG aagctggaggagaagctgcaggcACAGGCGGACTACGAGGAGATCAAAACAGAGCTGAG CATCCTGAAGGCGATGAAGGTGGCTTCTGCCGGCTGCAGCCTCCCCCAG AGCATCTCAAAGGCGGAGgaggccctgctgctggggaaggaggctTTCTACCCCTCCCAGAAGTACCTGCTGGAGAAGCCCAGCCTGCTGGCCAACACTG AGGAGGATCACTCTGAAGACGAGTCGGGGAAGGATCCTCTGGGCATGGAGCAGCCGTACCCATCCCCTCATCACGCCCCAGCCGATGACCCCGCGTCCCCCACTCCCCTCCCACCACTGCCTGGCCCCG GTGGCCCCGATGGTCCCCGGACTTTCTCGCTGTCCCCCTTCCCGGGGGGTGAGCGGCTTTCAGGGGACCCCAAGGCCCCacacctcccactgcccagcTACAAGAGCGACAGCAGCAGCGGGGGACcacccttcccctcctccttcttcGGGCCAaaagcagcacccagcaccccaTCCCCGCGCCAGCCGCCAGTGCCACCAGCCCGCCCGGCGAACCCTCCGAGGGGCAGCGCCGGCAGCTCCGccgaggaggagcagctggacaCGGCCGAAATCGCCTTCCAggtgaaggagcagctgctgaagcacAACATCGGGCAGAGGGTCTTCGGGCACTACGTGCTGGGGCTGTCACAGGGCTCCGTCAGCGAGATCCTGGCACGGCCCAAGCCCTGGCACAAGCTGACGGTGAAGGGCAAGGAGCCGTTCATCAAGATGAAGCAGTTCCTCTCCGACGAGCAGAACGTGCTGGCCCTGAGGACTATCCAGGTGCGCCAGAGAG GTAGCATCACGCCGCGGATCAGGACACCAGAGACCGGCTCCGACGACGCCATCAAAAGCATCCTGGAGCAGGCGAAGAAGGAGATTGAGTCGCAGAAGGGAG GGGAGCCCAAAACGCCGTCAGCTTCACAGGCAGTGGCCAAcggggcaggaggcagcagctcagaggaCGCCATCAAGAGCATCCTGGAGCAGGCACGGCGGGAgatgcaggcacagcagcaggcGCTGCTGGACATGGAGTCGGGGGCCAGCGGGCGCGGGGGGGACACGGCGCCGGCTGAGCGCTCCACTCTGGCCACCGTCAGCCAGAACATCACCCCCGCCTATGTcaagcaggaggagagcagcGGGGCCAGCCCTGGCCCCCCCCAGACGCCCCTGGCCGTGCTCTCCCCTGCTGCCTTTGTCCAGAGCATCATTCGGAAGGTGAAGTCGGAGATCGGCGACGCTGGCTCCTACTTCGACCAGCACTGGGCGTCAGAGCGAAGCCTGCTCAGCCGGCCCTACACCTCCGTGTCGCCTTCgctgtcttcctcctcctcgAGCTACTCCAGCATGGCCAACGGCCGGGGCTGGCCGCGGGGCGAGCCCAGCGAGGGCGGCACCAACGAGGACGAGCTGCCGCCAGCAGATGAGGAGCCCCACCGGCTGTCGGAGATGAAGGCGGAGGGAGCCAGCGCGGAGCCGGCGGCTGGTGGGCGTCTGTCCTACTACCCCACGTACGTGCCACGGACCCTGAAACCAACGGTGCCACCGCTGACGCCGGAGCAGTACGAGATGTACATGTACAGGGAGGTGGACACGCTGGAGCTGACCCGGCAGGTCAAGGAGAAGTTGGCCAAGAACGGCATCTGCCAGAGGATCTTCGGAGAGAAG GTGCTGGGACTGTCCCAGGGCAGCGTGAGTGACATGCTGTCGCGGCCCAAACCGTGGAGCAAGCTGACGCAGAAGGGACGGGAACCCTTCATCCGCATGCAGCTCTGGCTGACGGaccagctgggccaggggatCAGCCAGCAGCCCACACCCTCCCAGG CCAGCCCGGTGGAGCCCCAGCCGTCCCCCTCGccgccccccagccctgctgagcatGAGAAGGGCTGCCAGGAGCCCCTCACCCTGGCCTTGgagagcagcaaagaaaaccagcagcCCGAGAGCCGCTCGACGCCTGCGCTGGGCGGGAAGACGTATCCCAACAGCCAGGGACCCATGGGCATCCAGGAGATCGTCGCCATGTCCCCCGAGCTGGACACCTACTCCATCACCAAGAAGGTCAAGGAGGTCTTGACGGACAACAATTTAG GCCAGCGGCTGTTTGGGGAGAGCATCCTGGGCCTGACGCAGGGCTCGGTGTCCGATCTCCTCTCCAGGCCCAAGCCGTGGCACAAGCTGAGCCTGAAGGGGAGGGAGCCCTTCGTCCGGATGCAGCTCTGGCTCAACGACCCCCACAACGTGGAGAAGCTGCGCGACATGaagaagctggagaagaagG CCTACCTGAAGCGCCGGTACGGGCTGATGAGCGCCAGCTCGGACAGCGAGTCCCCCAGCGCCCGCTCCGAGTGCGCCAGCCCCAGCGTGCCGCCGCAGGACCTCAGCCTGCTGCAGATCAAGAAGCCGCGGGTGGTGCTGGCGCCGGAGGAGAAGGAAGCCCTAAAGAAAGCCTACCAGCTGGAGCCATACCCCTCCCAGCAGACCATCGAGCTGCTCTCCTTCCAGCTCAACCTCAAGACCAACACCGTCATCAACTGGTTCCACAACTACAG GTCACGGATGCGCCGGGAGATGCTGGTGGAGGGTGCGCAGGACAATGACACGGACCCGGAGCAGAGTGGCGGGACGGCCATCCCCGGGCGCCGGGACCCCCACAGCCCCGATTCAGACGCTGAGGATCACAAACCCGTGTTCGTGGGGGGCGAGCCCCCCTGCGCCGCTGTGCCCTTGAAGgtgaaggaggagcagggggatCTGGGCGGCTGGAGCCGCCGGCGGGACTCACGCAGCCCGGCCGGAGCGGCTGAAGGGACCGGACCCCCCCAGGAGGAGCGGGGGGCAGCCCCCCACGCCGCCGCCCCCAGCGCCGGCAGCCTCCCGCGGCGGGGAGGCCGCGCCGGTGCCACCGCCGGGGGACCCCCACCGCCGCCACCGCCACACCCCGACAGCTCCCAGTCCTCTGCGGGGTCATCCCGTTGCAGCTTGGAGGTGTCCCCAACATCACCCTCGGCAGCTTCCTCGCCCGGCCTCACCGGCTCAGCCTCACCAGGACCATCCTCTGCCGGGCCGGTCTCGCCAGCGCTTCCACCGGCTCCTGGCCCCCGGCTCAGCACCAGCGTCCAGCGGCGCCACGAGAAGATGGCCAACCTCAACAACATCATCCACCGCCTGGAGCGGGCTGCCAACCGCGAGGAAGCCCTCGAGTGGGAGTTCTGA